The Methanobrevibacter olleyae genome segment AAAATTATTCTTGATTTTCCTTAAAAAAAATCTTTAATATGTTTTAGTTATTTAAAATTATTCTTGATTTTTTCTTAAAAAATCTTTAATTACTTTTTTACTTTTTATTACATCATCAAAATTATTTAACTCAATAATTCCATCTTTAACATATTTTAATAAATTTAAATCAAGTGTACCATCCCCTATTGCTTGGTGTTTGTCTTTTATGCCATCGTTATCATTAATATGGTTATAAAGAATATTGGGGATTTTAAAGAAACTTAATTGATCTTCACAGGTATTTACATGGCCTAAGTCAATGGTAATACTGCATCCTGTTTCATTTGTAAGGTCTTCTAATTCATATGCTCTATTACCAAGATAAGAGAAACGTTCTGGCATATTTTCTATAGATATTTTTGCTTCTTTATCTTCAGCATACGCTACAAGTTCATGGGTAGATTCAGTTAAAAATCCAAGAGCCATATCTCTTAAGTGTTTTTCTGGCCTTCCTATTTTACCAGGATGGGAAGTTACACCTATAGCTCCAATTTCATCTGCAAGATCTAGACATTCTTTTGTTTGTTTTACTGACTCTTTACGTATTCCATCATTTAAACTAGCAAGATTTATATCAACATTCACTGCATGTATGTAAATATCTAAATCATATGAGTGAAATGCTTCTATTACTTCTTTATTTCCAAGTAAAACATCTTGTCTATATGGACCTTCTGCAAGTAATTCTACACTATCAAATCCATTTTGCACTGCTATATCAAGCATTTCATCTACTTCTTTTGAAAAAAGTGAAAGAAGTGAAAATCCTAATTTCATTTTAATCCTCTATTCTAATCCTCTATTTATTTATTCTAAAACTATTTATTAATCTTTAAAATTTATAAATGATAAATAATCTTCAAACTTCTAAAATGATTAAATAATCTCCAAACTTTTATAGATGATTAAACAGTGTCCAAACTTCTGGATACTTTTTAGCTATTGCATCATCAATTAAATTTGAAGCTTCATTACTTATACTAAATTCAGGTTCAGTTTTTCTTAAGTATCTTAGTACTGCTGCAGATCTTGCAGACCATAATGTTATTCTTGGATTATTTTCAACTGTTTCGATAACTTCATCTATAAGCTTTTCTTCTTTTTCACTAAGAAGACTATCAAGTTCATTTAAATCATCAGAAGCTTCAACTATTTGAGTAGTTAATTTTTTTTCTTCATTTAGATTGCTAGCTGAATCAATATTTTCCATAGTTTTTTCATATCTGATTCTTTCTTCAATTTTTTCACTTATCTCATCATCAAGTTTTACTTTTTCATCATCATTATAGAAAACATTGGTATAGTTAGAAGACTCATGTGCTTTTTTATTTTCTTCCTCAATAATTTCTACATTATCATCAATTCCACTTTCTTCAAGGTCTACACCATCTGTAGTTTCTTCAACTATATCCTCTAGTTTTTTACTTTCTTTTTTAGTTTCTTCAGATTCTTTTAATAAATTTTCTAAACTTATTCCTTCTTCAAGCTCTTTTTCTTCAATTTTTGGAATTAAAGAGTCTAAACCTCTTCCTAATCCT includes the following:
- a CDS encoding sugar phosphate isomerase/epimerase family protein — encoded protein: MKLGFSLLSLFSKEVDEMLDIAVQNGFDSVELLAEGPYRQDVLLGNKEVIEAFHSYDLDIYIHAVNVDINLASLNDGIRKESVKQTKECLDLADEIGAIGVTSHPGKIGRPEKHLRDMALGFLTESTHELVAYAEDKEAKISIENMPERFSYLGNRAYELEDLTNETGCSITIDLGHVNTCEDQLSFFKIPNILYNHINDNDGIKDKHQAIGDGTLDLNLLKYVKDGIIELNNFDDVIKSKKVIKDFLRKNQE